In Pleurocapsa sp. PCC 7319, the following are encoded in one genomic region:
- a CDS encoding response regulator — MSKVLVVDDSLTDRRVTTTYLEQAGLSVLDVESAEEALEKLSQYQPNLIVLDVVMGGKSGFELCRTLKADLETKKIPVILCSSKSTEADKMWGDVVGADAYLAKPVDRDELINKVQQLIAS, encoded by the coding sequence ATGAGTAAAGTCTTAGTGGTCGATGATAGTCTAACTGACCGTCGAGTCACGACTACCTATCTTGAGCAAGCTGGCTTAAGTGTTCTAGATGTTGAAAGTGCCGAGGAAGCTCTAGAAAAATTATCACAGTATCAACCTAATCTAATTGTTTTAGATGTGGTCATGGGAGGGAAAAGTGGTTTTGAGCTATGTCGTACCTTAAAAGCAGATTTAGAGACGAAAAAAATTCCTGTTATCTTGTGTTCTTCTAAGTCTACCGAAGCGGACAAAATGTGGGGAGATGTGGTGGGTGCTGACGCTTATCTGGCTAAACCAGTAGATCGCGATGAATTAATTAATAAAGTGCAGCAACTTATTGCCAGTTAA
- a CDS encoding response regulator produces the protein MIFALLNDLKKQSFTGIAHVRTKSADTRIHWKIYFNNGQLIWGDGGTHSHRAWQRHLNKYCSQIDLKQVNLRNSEQYRCSEYHCLGILLQRKLTTPEIIQELIVSKIIEVFFELFQQEKSIALELEREPLSLTELIGETTGYSPLSIDIEIAFKKMQQYWSAWVKSGFASVDPNHAPRIKSKEQLLKAVPAVVYQNFTKLLDGRRSLRDLAIRMNKDLLLLTKSIYPYVYKGLLELVEVPDRDTISSNGAIPAIPSQVQTNLGTKPLIACIDDSPQVCQIMNQIITKANYRFLGIQQPMQAVPKLISVNPKMVFLDIGMPILNGYEVCTQIRRVSKLQDIPIIMLTGNDGVFDRVKAKVCGASDFLSKPIEIDKILQTIEKFSEPNVPIRMLSG, from the coding sequence ATGATATTTGCTTTACTCAATGATTTAAAAAAGCAATCTTTTACAGGTATCGCCCACGTTAGGACTAAATCAGCCGATACTCGTATACATTGGAAAATATATTTTAATAATGGTCAGCTCATTTGGGGAGACGGTGGAACTCATTCTCACCGAGCATGGCAAAGACATCTGAATAAATACTGTTCTCAGATCGACTTAAAGCAAGTTAATTTACGCAATAGTGAGCAATATAGGTGTTCCGAATATCATTGTTTAGGCATCTTACTGCAGCGCAAGCTAACTACGCCAGAGATTATCCAAGAGCTTATTGTCAGTAAAATTATCGAGGTTTTTTTTGAGCTTTTTCAACAGGAAAAGTCAATTGCTTTGGAATTAGAAAGAGAGCCATTATCACTGACTGAGCTAATAGGAGAAACAACTGGATATTCTCCCCTCAGTATTGACATTGAAATTGCTTTCAAAAAGATGCAACAGTATTGGTCTGCCTGGGTAAAAAGTGGCTTTGCCTCTGTCGATCCTAATCATGCCCCACGAATAAAGAGTAAAGAACAGTTGCTAAAAGCAGTTCCAGCAGTAGTTTATCAAAATTTCACCAAATTATTAGATGGGCGAAGAAGTCTCAGAGATTTAGCAATAAGAATGAATAAAGATCTATTGCTACTGACTAAATCAATCTATCCTTATGTATACAAAGGATTACTAGAATTAGTGGAAGTTCCCGATCGAGATACGATTAGTAGTAATGGAGCTATACCAGCTATTCCTAGTCAAGTTCAGACAAATTTGGGGACTAAACCATTAATTGCCTGTATAGATGATAGTCCTCAAGTATGTCAGATTATGAATCAGATAATTACCAAAGCTAATTATCGCTTTTTAGGAATTCAACAACCGATGCAAGCGGTTCCTAAATTAATTAGCGTTAATCCCAAGATGGTATTTTTAGATATAGGAATGCCTATTTTAAATGGTTATGAAGTCTGTACTCAAATTAGAAGAGTTTCTAAATTACAGGATATTCCCATTATCATGTTGACAGGGAATGATGGAGTCTTTGACCGAGTAAAAGCAAAAGTTTGTGGAGCATCAGATTTTCTTTCTAAACCAATTGAAATAGATAAGATTCTGCAAACTATAGAGAAGTTTTCTGAGCCTAACGTACCAATTAGAATGCTGTCCGGTTGA